The following coding sequences lie in one Rutidosis leptorrhynchoides isolate AG116_Rl617_1_P2 chromosome 6, CSIRO_AGI_Rlap_v1, whole genome shotgun sequence genomic window:
- the LOC139854867 gene encoding uncharacterized mitochondrial protein AtMg00300-like: protein MGNDVACKVVGIGTIQIKMYDGTKNLISLGTLKSIGCEYRARGGVLKVSRGAFIVMKGERFNGLYLLKGNTVTGAAGVSSSDKDVSTTKLWHMCLRHMSKRGMMELSKRGLLCSQNIRKLEFCEHCVFGKQSRIKFGTAVHRTKGTLDYIHSDL, encoded by the exons ATGGGAAATGATGTAGCTTGTAAGGTTGTTGGCATAGGAACAATCCAAATCAAGATGTATGATGGCACG AAGAATCTTATTTCCTTGGGTACTCTGAAATCCATCGGTTGTGAGTATCGAGCTCGAGGTGGAGTATTAAAAGTCTCTAGAGGTGCATTTATTGTGATGAAAGGTGAAAGGTTCAACGGCCTTTACTTGTTAAAGGGTAACACGGTCACTGGTGCAGCTGGAGTTTCTTCATCAGATAAAGATGTATCTACCACCAAGTTATGGCACATGTGCCTTAGGCACATGAGCAAGAGAGGAATGATGGAACTTAGTAAACGAGGTTTGCTGTGTAGCCAGAATATCAGAAAATTAGAATTCTGCGAGCACTGTGTATTCGGCAAACAGAGCCGAATAAAGTTTGGCACAGCCGTTCATAGGACAAAAGGTACTTTGGATTATATCCATTCAGATCTTTGA